One window of the Pseudomonas knackmussii B13 genome contains the following:
- a CDS encoding extracellular solute-binding protein, translated as MLKKLYEAYDSNERLAAKLKAGRSGFDVVFPSSHFMAGQIKGGVLKKLDKSRLTNWQSLDPRLLDATAVNDPGNEYGFPYAWGTTGIGYNVKKVRAILGSDQPLDSWELIFNPDILAKLSTQGVAVVDSAPEMLSIALHYLGLPHHSTQVGDYKKAENLLRQMRRHVSYFHASKYAADLARGDVCLVVGFSGDVLEAAKSASEAGNGVQIEYVVPREGVPTWFDMVAIPTDAPNEDASYAFMNYLLRPAVLASVANAVDYANGRSAADVVSERALKTAGGIYPSPEVFERLYAMEAIPPNVARLRARIWKGVMTGK; from the coding sequence GTGCTGAAAAAACTCTATGAAGCCTACGACAGCAACGAGCGATTGGCCGCGAAACTCAAGGCGGGGCGTTCCGGATTTGACGTGGTGTTTCCTTCCAGCCACTTCATGGCCGGGCAAATCAAAGGTGGCGTGCTGAAGAAGCTGGATAAGTCCAGGCTGACGAATTGGCAGAGCCTGGATCCTCGCCTACTTGATGCAACGGCCGTGAACGATCCCGGTAATGAGTACGGTTTTCCCTACGCCTGGGGCACCACGGGCATTGGCTACAACGTCAAGAAGGTCCGCGCCATCCTGGGTTCGGACCAGCCGTTGGACAGTTGGGAGCTGATCTTCAACCCGGACATCCTGGCGAAGCTGTCAACGCAAGGAGTGGCGGTGGTGGACAGTGCTCCTGAAATGCTTTCCATCGCGCTCCATTACCTGGGGCTGCCGCATCACAGCACCCAGGTGGGCGACTACAAGAAGGCCGAAAACCTGCTCAGGCAAATGCGCCGCCATGTTTCGTATTTCCATGCCTCGAAGTATGCGGCTGACTTGGCCCGTGGCGATGTCTGCCTGGTGGTGGGCTTCTCGGGTGATGTCCTTGAAGCCGCGAAGAGCGCTTCCGAGGCGGGGAATGGCGTTCAGATTGAATATGTGGTGCCGCGCGAAGGGGTACCTACCTGGTTCGACATGGTGGCTATACCGACGGACGCCCCGAATGAAGATGCCAGCTATGCCTTCATGAATTACCTGCTGAGACCTGCGGTACTGGCCTCGGTTGCCAACGCGGTCGATTACGCCAACGGGCGCTCGGCTGCCGACGTCGTCAGTGAGCGAGCGCTCAAGACAGCCGGTGGGATTTATCCGTCTCCCGAAGTATTCGAAAGGCTGTATGCCATGGAAGCCATTCCTCCGAATGTGGCGCGGCTGCGCGCACGTATCTGGAAAGGCGTCATGACGGGGAAGTGA
- a CDS encoding BRO-N domain-containing protein, translated as MDEVFIPTVFHRYNRSLRGTLIDNQPWIVARELGYLIRERVEHYVINRLDEDLRRQAWLTTATGEEQVWLINDFGISYVLQRYRDPEHRELRRWLTGHVLPTLRDQALLAAGSPRRLLAKGEGPAMGLLDWQGELWVALAQLPRLMHEERLAPRAWWRRG; from the coding sequence ATGGACGAAGTTTTCATTCCCACCGTTTTCCACCGCTACAACCGCTCCCTCCGCGGCACCCTCATCGACAACCAACCCTGGATCGTCGCCCGTGAACTGGGCTACCTGATTCGCGAGCGGGTCGAGCATTACGTCATCAACCGTCTCGACGAAGACCTGCGCCGGCAGGCCTGGCTGACCACCGCCACGGGCGAGGAGCAGGTCTGGTTGATCAACGACTTCGGCATCTCTTACGTATTGCAGCGCTACCGCGATCCCGAGCATCGCGAGTTGCGGCGCTGGCTGACCGGGCATGTGCTGCCGACCTTGCGTGACCAGGCCTTGCTGGCGGCGGGCAGCCCTCGGCGGCTGCTGGCCAAGGGGGAGGGGCCGGCGATGGGGTTGCTGGATTGGCAGGGGGAGTTGTGGGTGGCCTTGGCGCAGTTGCCTCGGTTGATGCACGAGGAGCGTTTGGCGCCGCGTGCCTGGTGGCGGCGGGGGTGA
- a CDS encoding SDR family NAD(P)-dependent oxidoreductase has protein sequence MPISESPSPVAVVTGASSGIGLAVAERLLQQGVRVLAMARRSDPPASLQAQSGTGLFWLSGDVTRAADLDRLAQLARELGPIDYLVPNAGIAQLADGLDNEAFQRQWAVNGAGALNTLAALRDQLNQPAAVVFIGTFLSQVTFPGLAAYIASKSALKAQARTLAVELAAQRIRINLVSPGPTATPIWGTLGLDESQLASVADSVNQRLLDGSFLEVGAVADAILFLLSDGARGIHGQDLIVDNGYTLR, from the coding sequence ATGCCAATCAGTGAATCCCCGTCGCCCGTCGCAGTAGTCACCGGCGCCAGCTCCGGCATTGGCCTGGCGGTAGCCGAACGCCTCTTGCAACAAGGCGTGCGGGTACTGGCCATGGCGCGACGCAGCGATCCACCGGCCTCGCTTCAGGCGCAGTCAGGCACGGGGCTGTTCTGGCTATCCGGCGACGTGACCCGCGCGGCGGACCTGGACAGGCTCGCGCAGCTTGCCCGCGAGCTCGGTCCTATCGACTATCTGGTGCCCAACGCGGGTATCGCCCAGTTGGCCGACGGCCTGGACAACGAGGCGTTCCAGCGCCAGTGGGCAGTCAACGGTGCAGGAGCGCTAAACACCCTGGCGGCGTTGCGGGACCAGTTGAACCAACCGGCTGCAGTGGTCTTCATCGGCACCTTCCTGTCGCAGGTCACCTTCCCGGGACTGGCGGCGTACATTGCGTCGAAATCCGCGCTCAAGGCACAGGCGCGGACATTGGCTGTCGAGCTGGCGGCGCAACGGATACGCATCAACCTGGTGTCGCCAGGGCCGACCGCCACGCCGATCTGGGGCACGCTGGGCCTGGATGAAAGCCAGCTTGCGAGTGTCGCCGACTCCGTGAATCAGCGCCTGCTAGACGGCAGCTTCCTGGAAGTGGGCGCCGTAGCCGACGCCATCCTCTTCCTGCTGTCGGACGGCGCGCGTGGCATCCACGGGCAGGACCTGATCGTGGATAACGGTTACACGCTGCGCTGA
- a CDS encoding flavin monoamine oxidase family protein: MEFIDVPLHEFTFAIGSNGWLDAAVEGDEVTNPHKGQQMRRRRFMFAAGSLLGAAIPIAGVSGSSFRTERAALNGQDLSNIDVLVVGAGISGLGAARRLHDAGLRVVTLEARDRLGGRLLTHREWEGAKLDLGATWIHGASQSNPIAQLAKKVGARLVPTPAENAEVFGSDGRRYGASDLQAMETLRERIEEVISEAQERDVDLSLQDAVRAGLGYSKFTPAERKRVDFILNTTYEHEYGASAEALSVRWFDSGDAYPGSDSLFLDGYQVLVDHLAKGLTIKLGEVVNAIDSRGEDVLVKTEGQVYRARHVIVTVPLGVLKSGAIAFSPELPDRKSKAVDGIGVGVLNKCCLKFPEVFWEPAFDWINYVPDEYGRWAEWISLAGSTGAPVLIGFNAADFGREIEGWTDAEIVQSAMRTLRKMFREVPEPTGWVITRWGSDPYSLGSYSCNVMGSTPPMRKDLALPIDGKLFFAGEATDENYYQTVHGAYSSGLRAATEVLSSR; this comes from the coding sequence TTGGAATTCATCGATGTACCACTCCATGAGTTCACTTTCGCTATTGGCTCGAACGGTTGGCTCGACGCTGCAGTTGAAGGTGACGAAGTCACTAATCCGCATAAGGGCCAACAGATGAGACGAAGAAGATTCATGTTCGCTGCCGGGAGCTTGTTGGGGGCGGCTATTCCCATTGCTGGTGTCAGTGGCAGTAGCTTCCGCACGGAGCGCGCTGCATTGAATGGCCAAGACCTTTCGAATATCGACGTGCTGGTCGTGGGGGCCGGGATCTCGGGATTGGGAGCGGCCAGGCGATTGCACGATGCGGGTCTTCGCGTTGTAACGCTGGAAGCCCGCGACCGTTTGGGCGGGCGCCTTCTGACTCATCGGGAGTGGGAAGGGGCGAAGCTCGATCTGGGCGCGACCTGGATTCACGGGGCCAGCCAGAGCAACCCGATCGCGCAGCTGGCTAAAAAGGTGGGTGCCAGGCTCGTACCCACGCCGGCCGAGAATGCGGAAGTCTTCGGTAGCGACGGACGGCGATATGGAGCATCGGACCTGCAAGCGATGGAGACTCTCAGGGAGAGGATCGAAGAGGTCATATCCGAGGCGCAGGAGCGCGATGTCGATCTTTCGTTACAAGATGCCGTGCGGGCGGGCCTGGGCTATTCGAAGTTCACGCCAGCTGAAAGGAAACGCGTGGACTTCATACTGAATACGACTTACGAGCATGAGTACGGTGCCAGCGCGGAGGCGCTTTCGGTCCGCTGGTTTGACAGCGGTGATGCGTATCCTGGTAGCGATTCGCTGTTTCTGGACGGCTACCAGGTGCTGGTCGATCACCTCGCCAAGGGCTTGACCATCAAACTGGGTGAAGTGGTTAACGCCATCGATAGCCGCGGCGAAGATGTACTCGTGAAGACGGAAGGGCAGGTCTACCGCGCCCGGCACGTAATAGTGACGGTGCCCCTGGGTGTGCTCAAGAGCGGCGCGATAGCGTTTTCTCCGGAACTTCCTGACCGCAAGTCCAAGGCCGTCGACGGGATAGGCGTCGGTGTGCTGAACAAGTGCTGCCTGAAGTTCCCTGAAGTGTTCTGGGAGCCAGCGTTCGACTGGATCAACTATGTGCCGGACGAGTATGGCCGCTGGGCCGAGTGGATAAGCCTGGCCGGTTCGACAGGAGCGCCGGTGCTCATCGGTTTCAATGCGGCCGACTTCGGCCGGGAGATCGAGGGTTGGACGGACGCAGAGATTGTCCAGAGCGCAATGAGGACCCTGCGCAAGATGTTCCGTGAAGTGCCAGAGCCCACCGGTTGGGTGATTACCCGATGGGGCAGCGATCCCTATTCCCTGGGTTCGTACTCCTGCAATGTCATGGGCTCGACACCTCCGATGCGTAAAGACCTTGCTTTGCCCATAGACGGAAAGTTGTTCTTTGCCGGAGAGGCCACTGACGAGAACTATTACCAGACCGTCCACGGTGCTTACTCTTCCGGTCTTCGTGCCGCCACTGAAGTGCTGTCTTCCCGTTAG
- a CDS encoding succinylglutamate desuccinylase/aspartoacylase family protein gives MQQIDHPLPWNSPGVERRLTVLRFGNGPRKAYIQSALHADELPGMRVAVELRRRLLELEASGRLLGVVELVPVANPIGLAQVFQATHQGRFDFASGQNFNRDFPDLAEAVRSRLEGVLDNDATGNVATIRAHMREALAQLPAPRTALEGLHRLLLGHACDADVVLDLHCDFESVTLLYALPQSWERLSSLAARLHARAALLAEDSGGQSFDESCASPWLKLARAFPDSPIPAACLATTLELGGMADTEPAQAQRHADAILGFLFDQGFIAGEWPAAPDQHCTATPFAGAQYAYAPHPGVVSYLQPLGARVSIGDPLFEVIDPITDQCSVVHATTDGLLYARERIRFAQPGLWLAKVAGSVPLREGRLLSD, from the coding sequence ATGCAGCAGATCGATCACCCCTTACCCTGGAACAGCCCGGGCGTGGAGCGCCGCCTGACGGTCCTGCGCTTCGGCAACGGCCCCCGCAAGGCATACATCCAATCGGCGCTGCATGCCGATGAACTGCCCGGCATGCGCGTCGCCGTGGAGCTGCGGCGACGCCTGCTCGAACTGGAGGCATCCGGTCGCCTGCTCGGCGTCGTGGAACTGGTACCGGTGGCGAACCCCATCGGCCTTGCCCAGGTATTCCAGGCCACCCACCAGGGACGTTTCGACTTCGCCAGCGGGCAGAACTTCAACCGCGACTTCCCGGACCTGGCCGAGGCAGTCCGCAGCCGGCTCGAAGGTGTCCTCGATAACGACGCGACCGGCAACGTCGCGACGATCCGCGCGCACATGCGCGAAGCGCTGGCGCAGCTCCCCGCGCCGCGCACCGCGCTGGAAGGGCTGCATCGGCTGCTGCTGGGCCATGCCTGCGACGCCGACGTGGTACTCGACCTGCACTGCGATTTCGAGTCGGTGACCTTGCTCTATGCCCTGCCGCAATCGTGGGAGCGCCTGTCGAGCCTTGCCGCGCGCCTGCATGCCCGGGCCGCACTGCTGGCCGAAGACTCCGGCGGCCAGTCGTTCGACGAATCCTGTGCTTCGCCCTGGCTGAAACTGGCGCGAGCCTTCCCCGACTCGCCGATTCCCGCCGCCTGCCTGGCGACCACCCTCGAGCTGGGCGGAATGGCCGACACCGAGCCGGCGCAGGCGCAGCGCCATGCGGACGCGATACTGGGCTTTCTTTTCGACCAGGGATTCATCGCAGGCGAATGGCCCGCTGCCCCGGACCAGCACTGCACGGCCACACCCTTTGCCGGCGCCCAGTACGCCTACGCGCCGCACCCCGGCGTGGTCAGCTACCTGCAGCCGCTGGGAGCCCGCGTGAGCATCGGCGACCCGCTGTTCGAAGTCATCGATCCGATCACCGACCAATGCAGCGTCGTACATGCCACCACCGACGGCCTGCTCTATGCCCGGGAACGCATCCGCTTCGCGCAACCCGGTCTGTGGCTCGCCAAGGTCGCCGGCTCCGTCCCCTTGCGCGAGGGGCGCCTGCTCAGCGATTAG
- a CDS encoding aspartate aminotransferase family protein: MTQKNSQTLAWQAMSRDHHLAPFSDVKQLAEKGPRIITSAKGVYLWDSEGNKILDGMAGLWCVAVGYGRDELADVAAQQMKELPYYNLFFQTAHPPALELAKAISDVAPAGMSHVFFTGSGSEGNDTVLRMVRHYWAIQGKPSKKVIIGRINGYHGSTVAGAGLGGMSGMHQQAGQIPDIVHIPQPYWFGEGGDMSEADFGVWAAEQLEKKILEVGEENVAAFIAEPIQGAGGVIIPPSTYWPKVKEILAKYDILFVADEVICGFGRTGEWFGSDYYDLKPDLMTIAKGLTSGYIPMGGVIVRDKVAKVISEGGDFNHGFTYSGHPVAAAVGLENLRILRDEKIIEQVHADTAPYLQQRLRELADHPLVGEVRGLGMLGAIELVKDKATRARYEGKGVGMICRQHCFDNGLIMRAVGDTMIIAPPLVISRAEIDELVEKARKCLDLTYQAIQQA, translated from the coding sequence ATGACCCAGAAGAATTCCCAGACCCTCGCCTGGCAGGCCATGAGCCGTGACCACCACCTGGCACCCTTCAGCGACGTAAAACAGCTGGCGGAGAAAGGCCCGCGGATCATCACCTCGGCCAAGGGCGTCTACCTGTGGGACAGCGAGGGCAACAAGATTCTCGACGGCATGGCCGGCCTGTGGTGCGTGGCGGTCGGTTACGGCCGCGACGAGCTCGCCGACGTCGCCGCCCAGCAGATGAAGGAACTGCCCTACTACAACCTGTTCTTCCAGACCGCCCACCCGCCGGCGCTGGAGCTGGCCAAGGCGATCTCCGATGTCGCCCCCGCCGGCATGAGCCACGTGTTCTTCACCGGCTCCGGCTCCGAAGGCAACGACACCGTGCTGCGCATGGTCCGCCACTACTGGGCGATCCAGGGCAAGCCGAGCAAGAAGGTCATCATCGGCCGGATCAATGGCTACCACGGCTCCACCGTCGCCGGCGCGGGCCTGGGCGGCATGAGCGGCATGCACCAGCAGGCTGGCCAGATCCCCGACATCGTGCACATCCCGCAGCCGTACTGGTTCGGTGAAGGCGGCGACATGTCCGAAGCCGACTTCGGCGTCTGGGCCGCCGAGCAACTGGAGAAGAAGATCCTGGAAGTGGGCGAGGAGAATGTCGCCGCCTTCATCGCCGAGCCGATCCAGGGCGCCGGCGGCGTGATCATCCCGCCGTCGACCTACTGGCCGAAGGTCAAGGAGATCCTCGCCAAGTACGACATCCTGTTCGTCGCCGACGAGGTGATCTGCGGCTTTGGCCGTACCGGCGAATGGTTCGGCTCCGACTACTACGACCTCAAGCCGGACCTGATGACCATCGCCAAGGGCCTGACCTCCGGTTACATCCCCATGGGAGGCGTGATCGTGCGCGACAAAGTGGCCAAGGTGATCAGCGAAGGCGGTGATTTCAACCATGGCTTCACCTATTCCGGCCACCCGGTGGCGGCGGCGGTGGGCCTGGAAAACCTGCGCATCCTGCGCGACGAAAAGATCATCGAGCAGGTCCACGCCGACACCGCGCCCTACCTGCAGCAACGCCTGCGCGAGCTGGCCGACCACCCGCTGGTGGGCGAAGTGCGCGGCCTGGGCATGCTCGGCGCGATCGAGCTGGTGAAGGACAAAGCGACCCGTGCGCGTTACGAAGGCAAGGGCGTGGGCATGATCTGCCGCCAGCACTGCTTCGATAACGGCCTGATCATGCGCGCCGTGGGCGACACCATGATCATCGCGCCGCCGCTGGTGATCAGCCGTGCCGAGATCGACGAGCTGGTGGAAAAGGCTCGCAAGTGCCTCGACCTGACCTACCAGGCCATCCAGCAGGCCTAA
- a CDS encoding ABC transporter substrate-binding protein codes for MNKIALLGALVLGTCATLAQAQETLRIGIEAAYPPFAFKTPDGKISGFDYDIGNALCAEMKVKCEWVEQDFDGLIPSLKVRKVDAVLSSMSITADRLKSVDFTRKYYHTPGKLVMKAGSVVKDPLADLKGKRVGVQRASTYDRYATDNFAPAGIEVVRYGSQNEAFLDLTSGRIDATLADIVNISEGFLKTDPGKGFALVGPDFNDPKYFGNGAGIAVRKGDTATAERFNQAIAAVRANGKYQQVQGKYFSYDIYGQ; via the coding sequence ATGAACAAGATCGCTCTGCTCGGCGCCCTGGTACTGGGCACCTGCGCCACGCTGGCCCAGGCGCAGGAGACCCTGCGCATCGGCATCGAGGCGGCCTATCCACCCTTCGCGTTCAAGACGCCGGATGGAAAGATCAGCGGCTTCGACTACGACATCGGCAACGCGCTCTGCGCGGAGATGAAAGTGAAATGCGAGTGGGTCGAGCAGGACTTCGACGGCCTGATCCCCTCGTTGAAGGTCAGGAAGGTGGACGCGGTGCTGTCGTCCATGTCGATCACCGCGGACCGCCTGAAGTCCGTGGACTTCACCCGGAAGTACTACCACACCCCCGGCAAGCTGGTGATGAAGGCGGGCAGCGTGGTGAAGGACCCGCTGGCGGACCTCAAGGGCAAGCGGGTCGGCGTGCAGCGCGCATCGACCTACGACCGCTACGCCACCGACAACTTCGCCCCGGCCGGTATCGAAGTGGTGCGCTACGGCTCGCAGAACGAGGCCTTCCTGGACCTCACCTCCGGACGCATCGATGCCACCCTGGCCGACATCGTCAACATCAGCGAAGGCTTCCTCAAGACCGACCCCGGCAAGGGCTTCGCACTGGTCGGCCCCGACTTCAACGATCCCAAGTACTTCGGCAATGGCGCGGGAATCGCCGTGCGCAAGGGCGACACCGCGACCGCCGAGCGCTTCAACCAGGCCATCGCAGCCGTGCGTGCCAACGGCAAGTACCAGCAGGTGCAAGGCAAGTACTTCTCCTACGACATCTACGGCCAGTAA
- a CDS encoding AraC family transcriptional regulator gives MSQVPSLPDDAAQTERTRETILRYREGWKTCDLEAVLALYHPDVEYYDFAGNRMMRLHELRDFVRSSMPQLSGELLEHTDRIRIDGHTAFIQYRIRLRGGNDLVSFRASEAITVRDGLVWRVSEYANIERTDVGEAASADGRPALSRLGLSARQMGIMAGDLEDYFQRQKPYLDAELNLQQVAEATGYTRNQISHLLNQVLGQSFYRYVNQARLQHLLDSLEEHSNPKRVDELAFAAGFNSLSAFYKCFRERMHVTPKEYLKQISTRVRAQDRR, from the coding sequence ATGAGCCAAGTTCCGTCGCTGCCCGATGATGCCGCGCAAACCGAGCGTACCCGAGAGACTATCCTGCGATACCGCGAGGGCTGGAAGACGTGTGACCTGGAGGCTGTGCTGGCGTTGTACCACCCGGATGTCGAGTACTACGACTTCGCGGGCAATCGGATGATGCGTCTGCACGAGCTCCGAGATTTCGTGCGTTCAAGCATGCCGCAGTTGAGCGGCGAGCTGCTGGAACACACCGACCGTATTCGCATCGATGGTCATACGGCATTCATCCAATACCGAATCCGCTTGCGTGGCGGTAACGACCTCGTTTCGTTCCGTGCCAGCGAGGCGATTACCGTACGCGATGGCCTGGTCTGGCGGGTTTCGGAGTACGCCAATATCGAGCGAACCGACGTCGGCGAGGCCGCTTCGGCGGATGGCCGTCCAGCGCTGAGCCGGTTGGGACTCTCGGCACGCCAGATGGGGATCATGGCTGGCGACCTGGAGGACTACTTTCAACGCCAGAAGCCTTACCTGGACGCTGAGTTGAACCTGCAGCAGGTAGCTGAAGCGACCGGCTACACACGAAATCAGATTTCGCACCTTCTCAATCAAGTGCTGGGGCAGAGCTTTTACCGGTACGTCAACCAGGCGCGCCTTCAGCACCTGCTCGACAGCCTGGAGGAGCACAGTAATCCCAAGCGGGTGGACGAGTTGGCCTTCGCTGCTGGTTTCAACTCGCTTTCCGCGTTCTACAAATGCTTCCGCGAGCGCATGCACGTGACCCCGAAGGAATACCTGAAGCAAATTTCTACGCGGGTCCGCGCACAAGACAGGCGCTGA
- a CDS encoding polyamine ABC transporter substrate-binding protein: MLVASLSHAAGDVRIYNWSGYVAEDTMAKFKAQTSINAHYDVYDSNEILDAKLMTGRSGYDVVFPSSHFMVRQIKSGALKKLDKSKLPNWKNLDPKLLQATAVNDPGNQYGFPYVWGTTGIGYNVDKVRAVLGSNQPLDSWDLIFKPELLEKLSKCGVAVVDNAPEMLPIALHYLGLPHHSTNVNDYKKAEVLLKQMRKNVTYFHSSKYVADLANGDICLVVGFSGDVLEAANSAAEAKNGIHIDYVVPKEGAPTWFDMVAMPADAPNEEEGYAFMNFLLQPEVMASVTNAIKYANANQAADTLVDPALRSDIKVYPSAEIFGRLYALEAVPPNIDRLRTRIWNSVITGK, encoded by the coding sequence ATGCTCGTGGCATCGCTGAGTCATGCCGCCGGTGATGTTCGTATCTACAACTGGAGTGGCTATGTCGCGGAAGATACCATGGCCAAGTTCAAGGCGCAGACGTCAATCAATGCGCACTATGATGTGTATGACAGTAATGAGATATTGGATGCCAAGTTGATGACCGGTCGCTCCGGTTATGATGTGGTGTTCCCGTCCAGTCATTTCATGGTCCGGCAGATAAAAAGTGGTGCACTGAAGAAGCTGGATAAATCAAAGCTGCCCAACTGGAAAAATCTGGATCCGAAGTTGCTTCAGGCGACAGCGGTCAATGATCCCGGTAATCAGTACGGATTTCCTTATGTATGGGGGACTACCGGGATTGGCTATAACGTGGATAAAGTCCGTGCCGTCCTCGGCTCCAACCAGCCGTTGGATAGCTGGGACCTGATCTTCAAGCCCGAGCTTCTGGAAAAGTTGTCCAAGTGCGGAGTGGCAGTGGTTGACAATGCGCCGGAAATGCTGCCGATCGCCCTGCATTACCTGGGCCTGCCGCACCACAGCACCAACGTGAACGACTACAAGAAAGCCGAAGTCCTGCTCAAGCAAATGCGCAAGAATGTCACCTACTTCCACTCGTCGAAGTACGTGGCTGATCTGGCGAATGGTGATATCTGCTTGGTGGTCGGCTTCTCGGGCGATGTCCTCGAGGCGGCGAACAGCGCCGCCGAGGCAAAGAACGGGATCCATATCGACTATGTGGTTCCGAAAGAGGGTGCACCGACCTGGTTCGATATGGTGGCCATGCCGGCGGACGCTCCGAACGAAGAAGAGGGCTATGCCTTCATGAACTTCCTGCTGCAGCCGGAAGTGATGGCCTCGGTTACCAATGCAATCAAATACGCCAATGCAAACCAGGCTGCCGATACATTGGTCGATCCTGCTCTCAGGTCTGACATCAAGGTATATCCGTCTGCGGAAATATTCGGACGACTCTATGCCCTGGAGGCGGTTCCGCCAAACATTGATCGGCTTCGCACCCGTATCTGGAACAGCGTCATAACCGGGAAGTAA
- a CDS encoding MurR/RpiR family transcriptional regulator, with amino-acid sequence MTPASPDLTVYTSPVMRMLATASPELQPSLRKVADFILRHPLRAATLTIEELAKETETSPAAVNRLARALELSGFSALKSALVSTLQDLISPVDKLRNELAQRPDGAFGLHEQIQAASANLSAAASSNSPAGFEAFVDRLVKARRIYILGFGNSAYMAGLAAANLMPYCADAVAICMEGGNENAAYRLAAITDQDVLLAISLPRYSQDTIHLARFANERGAGVLAITDSPASPLVQLAEHVLFAPAEHPVLISSNTVVLALIESLVAGVMTRNKEAVKLAEELTESVLSYLHIPADPPKARKPVRKRRAS; translated from the coding sequence ATGACTCCAGCCTCGCCCGATCTGACCGTCTACACGTCGCCCGTGATGCGCATGCTGGCCACCGCCTCGCCGGAGCTTCAACCCTCGCTGCGCAAGGTCGCGGACTTCATCCTGCGCCATCCCCTGCGCGCCGCGACCCTGACGATCGAGGAGCTGGCGAAGGAAACCGAGACTTCGCCGGCTGCCGTGAATCGACTTGCGCGAGCCCTTGAGCTCAGCGGATTCAGCGCCCTGAAGAGCGCCCTGGTGAGCACGCTGCAAGACCTGATCTCACCGGTCGACAAACTGCGCAACGAACTGGCCCAGCGCCCCGACGGCGCCTTTGGGCTGCACGAGCAGATCCAGGCCGCCAGCGCAAACCTGAGCGCCGCCGCGAGCAGCAACAGCCCGGCCGGATTCGAGGCATTCGTCGATCGCCTGGTGAAGGCCCGGCGCATCTACATCCTGGGCTTCGGCAACAGCGCCTACATGGCCGGGCTGGCGGCGGCCAACCTGATGCCCTATTGCGCCGACGCCGTGGCCATCTGCATGGAGGGCGGCAACGAAAACGCCGCCTACCGGCTGGCCGCGATCACCGACCAGGACGTACTGCTGGCGATCTCCCTGCCCCGCTATTCGCAAGACACCATCCACCTCGCCCGCTTCGCCAACGAGCGCGGCGCCGGCGTGCTGGCCATCACCGACTCCCCGGCATCGCCCCTGGTGCAATTGGCCGAACATGTCCTGTTCGCGCCCGCCGAGCATCCGGTGCTGATCAGTTCCAACACCGTGGTACTGGCACTGATCGAAAGCCTCGTCGCCGGCGTGATGACCCGCAACAAGGAAGCGGTGAAACTCGCCGAAGAACTGACCGAAAGCGTGCTGTCCTACCTGCACATACCTGCAGACCCGCCCAAGGCTCGCAAACCCGTGCGCAAGCGCAGGGCTTCATAG
- a CDS encoding TetR/AcrR family transcriptional regulator — protein MARKPSENQPDSRRRPRQARALEKIELILEASRRILDRHGLEGFTTNHVAELAGVSVGTLYQYFPNKDRILDELARHELAQLTAGIMQALSDRPAEAPGERIRAVIHAVVSAYGGRSGAHRALMQYLLTRGGGNPLPGLRGSIMAHLVARGVTGPDRQLRNLGEAQAFVLAHAVSGVLRALLEEPDAMAPARREGIEEALVQLVLGYYWGER, from the coding sequence ATGGCCAGAAAACCTTCGGAAAATCAGCCAGATAGTCGACGCCGCCCGCGTCAGGCGCGGGCGCTGGAGAAGATCGAGCTCATATTGGAGGCGTCGCGGCGCATCCTCGACCGCCACGGCCTGGAGGGTTTCACCACCAATCACGTGGCGGAGCTGGCCGGCGTCAGCGTCGGCACCCTGTACCAGTACTTCCCCAACAAGGACCGCATCCTCGACGAGCTGGCGCGGCACGAGCTGGCGCAGTTGACCGCCGGCATCATGCAAGCGCTGAGCGACCGCCCGGCGGAGGCGCCCGGCGAGCGGATTCGCGCGGTGATCCATGCCGTGGTCAGCGCCTATGGCGGGCGCAGCGGCGCACACCGGGCGCTGATGCAATACCTGCTCACCCGTGGTGGCGGCAATCCGCTGCCCGGCTTGCGCGGCAGCATCATGGCGCACCTGGTCGCCCGCGGCGTGACCGGCCCCGATCGGCAACTGCGCAACCTCGGCGAAGCCCAGGCCTTCGTCCTCGCCCATGCGGTCAGCGGCGTGCTGCGAGCCCTGCTGGAAGAGCCCGACGCCATGGCGCCGGCGCGGCGCGAAGGTATCGAGGAAGCGCTGGTGCAGTTGGTGCTGGGGTATTACTGGGGCGAGCGTTGA